The nucleotide sequence GGCACCGCCGCCGCGCAGCTTCAGGCCGAGGCCGGCGAGCGCCCGGACGGGGGGCATCGTGGTGAAGAGCGCCCGGACGAGATCCGTGCCCACCCGGTCCCAGGTCGCGTACTGGGCGCGCCACGACCGGCCGTCCCCGGCGGCGAGTTCGGCCAGCCCCTCGGCGGTGACGTCGACGTCCCGGTCGAGCACCGCGCAGCGGCCGTCGGCGAGGGGGTTGGCCAGCACCTGCGGGGCGTGCGACCAGCGCAGGCCCTCCTCCTCCAGCCGGAGTCCGTCGATGACCGGCGAGGCGGCGGACAGGGGGTAGAACGAGCTGAAGACGTCGTTGACGAAGTCGGGATGGACGGCGCGGTCGCTGCGTACGCCGCCGCCGGGCGTCGGCTGGGCCTCCAGCACCTCCACGCTCCAGCCCTGGTCGGCGAGGAGGTTGGCCGCGACCAGCCCGTTCGGCCCGGCCCCGATGACCACCGCGTCACTCACGGCTCGCCTCCTTGTCGGCCGAGGGCGCCGGCCTGGAACCCTTCCGCCCTCCGCCCCCGGCGGACTCGCGCGGTGTCTCCCGCTCGACCAGCCGGGCCAGCCGGGCCAGCATGTCCCGGTGCCGGAGCTGTATCACCGAGTCGAGCACGACGTTGTGCAGCTTCCCGCCCAGCCCGCGCAGCGGGTGCTCGTCCACGATGAGGAGGGTCTCGTCGCCCCATTCGCGTACGTCGATGGCGATGCGCGCGTTGCCGAACGGGGCGTGGGCCTCCAGTTCCAGGTACCGGGGCGGCTCGTAGCGGCGTACCACGGTCCAGCCGTCGAGTCGCCGGGGGCCGAGCTTGATCGTGTAGCTGAGCGACGAACCCTGCTCGGGCCAGCGGCCCTCCCGGGGAGCGGACTCGTCGGTCCCGACGACCCAGTCCGCATAGCTGGAAGGCCGGTTCAGGACCTTCCACACGGCGGCCGGCGGACGCCGGATGAGCTGGTACCTGATGGCCACGGTTGCCTCCTTCGCGTACGACGCGCCGCGGGCCGGGGCCGCCCGCGCGCTGTGGCCCGAGTAACCCGGTGACCACGGATCACGCGTCCGCGCCCCGAACGGACGGCAGGAGCGGCCGTTGTGGCTACTGGTGCGGCCGGCGGGAAGGCGGCATAAAAGAAGCGTAAAGATTGCCGGAATCAGGCAATGAAAAGGGCGAAAGCCTGTGTGAAGCTTCCGCCAAGCCGGAGATCAGCGGCGGGCGGGAGGGGGACGGCGCGAATGGCCTGGTTTCTTGGAATCGGCATCACGGGGGTCGTGCTGCTCGTCCTGTCGCTGATCTTCGACGGACTGCTGGACGGACTGTTCCACGGCGCGCTGGAAGGCGCCCTCGACGGCTGGCTGTCGCTGCCGGTCATCGCCGGGTTCCTGTCGATGACGGGCTTCGGCGGGGTCATCGCCCACGACGGCCTGGGCATCGCCCCGGCGGGGGCCACCGCCATCGGCGCGGCGGCGGGGGTGGCCACGGCCTGGCTGACCTACCGCCTCAGCCGGATGCTGCTGCGTGACCAGACGGACGCCACCCCGACCGGGAGCGACCTGATCGGGACCTCGGGCAACGTGGTGACGGCCATCCCGGCCGCCGGCTACGGCGAGGTCCTCGTCCGGCTCGGCGGGCAGACCGTCAAGTTCGCCGCGCGCAGCACGGTGCCGGTGCCGCGTGGCGCCGAGGTGTGGGTGGAAGCGGTGCCGTCGCCGACCTCCCTCGTGGTGCGCCCGGTGGAGCGCTGACCGCGGCACTCGGTCCGGCCGTCCACCTCGATGAGCTCACCGCCCCTTGAAGCGGGCGGTTCTTTCCCACCCCTGCCGGGGTGTCATGTGTCTGGGGGCATTGATATGAGTCCTGTCGTCATCGCAGTGGCCGGAGTCGTCGTACTCCTCGTCCTGCTGGCGCTCACCGTGGTCAGCCGGTACAAGGTCGCCGGGCCGAGCGAGGCGTTCATCGTCACCGGCCGCCGGGGCAAGAAGGCCACCGATCCGGAGACCGGGCGCGTCTTCACCGACAACAGCGGCCAGAAGGTCGTCGTCGGCGGGGGTGTGTTCGTCGTGCCGTTCGTGCAGCAGCGGTTCACCCTCGACCTGTCCTCGCGGCACATCCCGGTCGCGGTACGCGGGGCGGTCACCCTGCGCGGGGTGAAGGCCAACCTGGACGGCGTCGCCATCGTCAAGGTCGGCGGCACCGAGGACTCCATCCGCGCCGCCGCCCAGCGGTTCCTGATGCAGCAGGACGGCATCGTCGGCTTCACCCAGGAAGTGCTCTCCGGCGCGCTGCGCGCCATCGTCGGCCGGATGTCCGTGGAGGACGTCATCCGCGACCGCGCCGCCTTCGCCGGACAGGTCGCCGAGGAGGCCGAGTCCAGCCTGTCGGGGCAGGGCCTGGTGCTCGACGCCTTCCAGATCCAGGACATCACCACCGAGGGCTCCTACCTGGAGGACCTCGGCCGCCCCGAGGCCGCCCGCGCCAGGCAGGAGGCCGACATCGCCGAGGCCGTGGCCCGGCGGGCCGCCGAGCAGGCACGCCTCAAGGCCGAGGAGGAGATCGCCGTCGCCCAGCGGACGTTCGCGCTGAAGCAGGCGGAGATCAAGGCCGAGACCGACGAGGCCGCCGCCCGCGCGGCCGCCGCCGGACCGCTCGCCGAGGCCGCCCGTCAGCAGGAGATCCTCGCCGAGCAGGAGAAGGTCGCCGAGCGCCAAGCGGCTCTGACGGACCGTCAGCTCGACACCCAGGTCCGCAAGCCCGCCGACGCCAAGCGGTACGCCGCCGAGCAGGAGGCGGAGGCCCGCCGGGTCGCCCGCGTCAAGCAGGCCGAGGCGGAGCGGCTGGCGGCCATCGCGGCCGCCGAGGCCGAGGCGGAGCGGGCCCGGCTCACCGGTGAGGGCGAGAAGCAGCGCCGCGGCGCGCTGGCCGAGGCGGACGCCGTCGAAGGACTCAAGCAGGGTGAGGCCGAGCGGTCCCGCCGTGCGGCGGCCGCCGAGGCGGTCCGGCTGGAGGGCGACGCGGAGGCCGCGGCGATCACCGCCAAGGGCAGCGCCGAGGCCGAGGCCATGCGCAAGAAGGCGGACGCGTACGAGCAGTACGGCGACGCCGCCGTCCTCCAGATGCTCGTCTCGGTGCTGCCCGAGGTCGTCGCCAAGGCGTCCGAGCCGCTGAGCGCCATCGGCAAGATGACGGTGATCTCCACCGACGGCGCCGGCCGGATCCCGCGCGCGGTCGCCGACAACGTGGCCCAGGGGATGGAACTGCTCGGCTCCACCACCGGCGTCGACCTGACCCAGCTCCTCAAGGGCGTCACCGAGCGCGCCGCCGCGAGCGTCACCCCGGTGGAGCGCCCCGCGCAGGGCGACAACGGCAAGGTCGAGATCACGGGCTGAGTCACCGGAAAAAAAGGGGGGCCTGCCTCGGCGGCGGGCCCCTTCGCCGTGCTCACAGCTCCCGCGCGGGCCACCCCAGCAGCCGGGCTCCGATGACGGCCGTCTGCAGCGTGTAGCGGTGCACCGGGTCGGCCGGGTTGTTCCCGGTGAGCTGGTGGATGCGCTCCAGCCGGTACGTCAGCGCGCGCACGCTCAGCGCGAGCCGGCGTGCCGCCTCGGCGGCCCGGCACCCCGACTCGAAGTACGCCTCCAGCGTCCGCAGCAGCGGCTCCGCGCCCCCGCGGGCGTCCCGCAGCGGGCCCAGCGCGCTGAGCACCAGGTCGGTCATCGCCTGCCGGTCCCGCAGCAGCACCGGATACACCAGCAGGTCGGCCGCGCGCACCACCGGTTCGCCCAGGTCGAGCCGTTCCGCCAGCTCCAGCGCGCTCAGCGCCTCCTCGTACGACTGCACCACCCCGCCCGGGCCCTGCCGGGGGCGGCCGATGGCGACCCGGCCGCAGTCCGGGGTGGCCCGCACCTGCTCGGCGAAACGGGCCAGCACCTCCTCCTGGTCGCCGGGGGCGATGCAGATCAGCTTGCCGTTCTTCGTGGTCAGCAGGATGCGCCGCTCACTGAACCGGGCGATCAGCGCCGACTCCACCTGCCGGGTCACCGGGGCGGTGTCGACGAACGCCTCCGGGCCCTCGGCGACCGCGACCGCGTGCGCGTGGGAGAGGACGAGGCCGAACCGCTCGGCCCGCTCGGCCAGCCGCCCCAGATCGCTGCGGCCGTACAGCAGGTCGTCGATGAACTCCCGCCGCGCGGCCTCCTCCTGACGCACCGCCAGCCGCTGTGCCCGCTCGTACCCCTCGGCGAAGGCGTCCACCGCCAGCTCGACCGCGGCCAGCACCCCGTTCACGGAACTCACCCGGGTGCCGTCCGGCCAGTCGCTCCGGGTGGCCGCCAGATGCCCGCGCACCAGGGCCCGCAGACTGTGTCCCGCCTCGGCGGCCCGCTCCCCGAGCGCGCGCCGCTCGCCCAGTTCCGTACGGGTGGGGCGCCGTCCGGTGCGGGAGACCTCGGCCAGCATCGGGGCGTACCCGCCCAGGTATTCGGCCATGTCCAGCTCCGCCACCGCGCCCTCCCGCACTCCCCGCCACCTCAGTTGATGTGTCCCTGATGTGGTCCGTCCGGTCGAGCGTATCCGCCCCCACCGACAGTGGGTCCGCGGTCAGTGGGCGGCGCCGCCGAACTCGGCGTGCTGGGTGCGCAGCGCGACCGCCGAATCCTCCTCGGGCGGCTTGCCGTACCGGAGCCGGCGGGCCTCCTGCCGTGCCTCGCGCATCAGCTCACGGAACTCCTCCTCCGTGAGCCGGCGCCGAGCGCGCGGCAGCTCCGCCTCTCCGGGGTCCTCGCCGTTCAGGTCGTCCGGCATGATCCGGCCCCCCTCACACCTGGGACGGATCTATCGGCCACGGGGTCCTCAGGCCTGCCCGCTCCGCCGCTTCCCAGCGACGGCAGGCCCGCACGACCAGACCCACGAGACCGGCCACGGTGGCGAGCCATACGACGGCGACGGCCCAGGTCAGATAGGTCTCGCGGAACGCGATGTCGAGGCCGAGCAGCGTCAGGGTCAGCAGCGCGCCCACGGACACCCAGAGCGGGAGCGCCCGGCGCCGCGCCTGATGCACCCAGGTCACGGACCGGGTCGCGACGCGCATGGTGCTCAGCCGCCGGGC is from Streptomyces seoulensis and encodes:
- a CDS encoding NfeD family protein, whose translation is MAWFLGIGITGVVLLVLSLIFDGLLDGLFHGALEGALDGWLSLPVIAGFLSMTGFGGVIAHDGLGIAPAGATAIGAAAGVATAWLTYRLSRMLLRDQTDATPTGSDLIGTSGNVVTAIPAAGYGEVLVRLGGQTVKFAARSTVPVPRGAEVWVEAVPSPTSLVVRPVER
- a CDS encoding PucR family transcriptional regulator, producing the protein MAEYLGGYAPMLAEVSRTGRRPTRTELGERRALGERAAEAGHSLRALVRGHLAATRSDWPDGTRVSSVNGVLAAVELAVDAFAEGYERAQRLAVRQEEAARREFIDDLLYGRSDLGRLAERAERFGLVLSHAHAVAVAEGPEAFVDTAPVTRQVESALIARFSERRILLTTKNGKLICIAPGDQEEVLARFAEQVRATPDCGRVAIGRPRQGPGGVVQSYEEALSALELAERLDLGEPVVRAADLLVYPVLLRDRQAMTDLVLSALGPLRDARGGAEPLLRTLEAYFESGCRAAEAARRLALSVRALTYRLERIHQLTGNNPADPVHRYTLQTAVIGARLLGWPAREL
- a CDS encoding SRPBCC family protein, coding for MAIRYQLIRRPPAAVWKVLNRPSSYADWVVGTDESAPREGRWPEQGSSLSYTIKLGPRRLDGWTVVRRYEPPRYLELEAHAPFGNARIAIDVREWGDETLLIVDEHPLRGLGGKLHNVVLDSVIQLRHRDMLARLARLVERETPRESAGGGGRKGSRPAPSADKEASRE
- a CDS encoding flotillin family protein, yielding MSPVVIAVAGVVVLLVLLALTVVSRYKVAGPSEAFIVTGRRGKKATDPETGRVFTDNSGQKVVVGGGVFVVPFVQQRFTLDLSSRHIPVAVRGAVTLRGVKANLDGVAIVKVGGTEDSIRAAAQRFLMQQDGIVGFTQEVLSGALRAIVGRMSVEDVIRDRAAFAGQVAEEAESSLSGQGLVLDAFQIQDITTEGSYLEDLGRPEAARARQEADIAEAVARRAAEQARLKAEEEIAVAQRTFALKQAEIKAETDEAAARAAAAGPLAEAARQQEILAEQEKVAERQAALTDRQLDTQVRKPADAKRYAAEQEAEARRVARVKQAEAERLAAIAAAEAEAERARLTGEGEKQRRGALAEADAVEGLKQGEAERSRRAAAAEAVRLEGDAEAAAITAKGSAEAEAMRKKADAYEQYGDAAVLQMLVSVLPEVVAKASEPLSAIGKMTVISTDGAGRIPRAVADNVAQGMELLGSTTGVDLTQLLKGVTERAAASVTPVERPAQGDNGKVEITG